The Indicator indicator isolate 239-I01 chromosome 30, UM_Iind_1.1, whole genome shotgun sequence genome has a window encoding:
- the NCBP3 gene encoding nuclear cap-binding protein subunit 3: MAAVRGLRISVKAEATTTTTAEPRGPEPEPMEVEEGELETIPVRRSLRELIPDTSRRYENKAGSFITGIDVTSKEAIEKKEQRAKRFHFRAEVNLAQRNVALDRDMMKKAIPKVRLDTIYICGVDEMSTQDIFAYFKEYPPAHIEWLDDTSCNVVWLDEVTATRALINMSSLPDQEKTKSRENNEEKTAEKTKKEKQEESSDDETEEGEVEDDNPSDVELDALSQVEEDSLLRNDLRPANKLAKGNKLFMRFATKDDKKELGAARRSQYYMKYGNPNYGGMKGILSNSWKRRYHSRRIHRDVIKKRILIGDDVGLTPPYKHRHSGLINVPEEPIEEEEEEEEDQDMDEDDRVVVEYRDELQAFKQSRDRSAARRSSASASDSDEMDYDLELKMISTPSPKKSMKMTMYADEVESQLKNIRNSMRADSIATSNIKNRIGSKGSSEKVADVRLLLEEKRQNNTGPRQPNSTVKSDVRQRLGKRPHSPENKPPSSTSAPRREPISDVHSRLGIPKQDVKGLYSDTREKKSGNLWTRLGSAPKTQEKTSEKPENSVASPEEDDSELQRVWGALIKEKEQSRQKKSRLDHLPSLQIEISRESSSGSDTES; the protein is encoded by the exons ATGGCGGCTGTGCGGGGCCTACGGATCTCGGTGAAGGCTGAGGCGACGACGACGACGACGGCGGAGCCTCGCGGCCCGGAGCCCGAGCCCATGGAAGTGGAAGAGGGCGAGCTGGAGACCATCCCTGTGAGGCGCTCGCTCCGGGAGCTCATTCCG gaCACTAGTAGGAGATAtgaaaacaaagctggaagtttcATTACCGGAATAGATGTAACCTCTAAG GAAGCAATTGAGAAGAAGGAACAAAGAGCAAAACGCTTTCATTTTCGGGCTGAAGTGAATCTTGCCCAAAGGAATGTGGCACTGGATCGGGACATGATGAAGAAAG CAATTCCTAAAGTAAGACTGGACACAATTTATATTTGTGGAGTGGATGAGATGAGTACACAGGACATCTTTGCCTATTTCAAAGAGTATCCTCCTGCTCATATTGAGTGGTTGGATGATACATCAT GTAATGTGGTCTGGCTTGATGAAGTAACAGCAACACGGGCTCTAATAAATATGAGTTCCTTGCCTGatcaggagaaaacaaaaagcagagaaaacaatGAAGAGAAGACAGCTGAAAAAACTAAGAAAG aaaaacaggaggaaagtTCTGATGATGAGACAGAAGAAGGCGAGGTTGAGGATGACAATCCAAGTGATGTTGAG TTGGATGCCCTCTCCCAGGTGGAAGAGGATTCCCTCCTGCGTAATGATCTTCGCCCTGCCAATAAACTGGCTAAAGGAAACAAGCTATTCATGAGGTTTGCTACTAAAG ATGacaagaaggagctgggagctgcaaggCGAAGTCAGTATTATATGAAATACGGGAATCCAAATTACGGAGGCATGAAGGGAATCCTTAGCAATTCTTG GAAACGAAGATACCATTCACGTCGAATCCATCGGGATGTGATCAAGAAAAGGATCCTGATTGGGGATGATGTTGGCTTGACTCCTCCTTATAAGCATCGTCATTCAG GCTTAATAAATGTTCCTGAGGAGCCTattgaggaggaagaggaggaggaagaagatcaGGATATGGATGAAGATGACAGAGTTGTGGTAGAGTACCGTGATGAACTGCAGGCTTTCAAACAGTCCCGAGACCGCAGCGCAGCACGGCGATCGAGTGCCAGCGCCTCTGACTCTGATGAGATGGACTATGATCTGGAATTGAAAATGATATCAACACCCTCTCCCAAAAAGAGCATGAAAATGACAATGTATGCAGATGAGGTGGAATCACAACTGAAAAATATCAG gAATTCCATGCGAGCAGATAGCATAGCAACCAGTAACATCAAAAATCGGATTGGCAGCAAAGGATCATCAGAGAAAGTTGCAGATGTGAGACTGCTGTTAGAAGAAAAACGCCAGAATAATACGGGGCCACGTCAGCCAAACAGCACTGTAAAATCAG ATGTGCGGCAAAGACTGGGAAAAAGACCCCATTCTCCAGAAAATAAACCTCcaagcagcacctctgctcctcGTCGAGAACCCATATCAGACGTGCACAGCCGCTTAGGAATCCCCAAACAAGATGTAAAAGGCCTCTACTCTGATACCAGAGAGAAGAAATCAG GTAATTTATGGACCCGATTAGGGTCTGCTCCGAAGACACAAGAAAAGACTTCAGAAAAACCTGAAAACTCTGTGGCATCTCCAGAGGAGGATGATTCGGAGCTGCAGCGGGTTTGGGGAGCGCTCATTAAGGAAAAAGAACAGTCCAGGCAAAAAAAGAGTCGGCTGGATCATTTGCCATCCCTACAGATTGAAATCAGCAGAGAAAGCAGTTCTGGGTCAGACACGGAATCATGA